Proteins encoded together in one Kutzneria kofuensis window:
- a CDS encoding roadblock/LC7 domain-containing protein, with the protein MSSPSDQEIADFSWLIDDFVDRVAGVAHAVVVSADGLVLAATDGLPRDRAVQLAAVSSGLVSLAAGVARCFEAGTVNQTVVEMERGYLFLMSISDGSCLAVLAAPGCEIGLVGYAMARLVERVGQQLTPELREQLQLAAARR; encoded by the coding sequence GTGAGTTCCCCGTCCGACCAAGAGATCGCCGACTTCAGCTGGCTCATCGACGACTTCGTGGACCGCGTCGCCGGCGTCGCGCACGCCGTCGTGGTCTCCGCGGACGGCCTCGTGCTGGCCGCGACCGACGGTCTGCCGCGGGATCGCGCGGTGCAGCTGGCGGCGGTGTCGTCCGGTCTGGTGAGTCTCGCCGCAGGGGTCGCACGCTGCTTCGAAGCCGGAACGGTGAACCAGACGGTCGTCGAAATGGAGCGCGGGTATCTTTTCCTGATGTCCATCAGCGACGGGTCGTGCCTCGCCGTGCTCGCGGCGCCCGGCTGCGAGATCGGACTGGTCGGGTACGCCATGGCCAGGCTGGTGGAACGGGTCGGCCAGCAGCTCACCCCCGAGCTGCGGGAGCAGTTGCAGTTGGCCGCGGCGCGCAGGTGA
- a CDS encoding DUF1727 domain-containing protein, translating into MDPRNTGLDVSSSHLNGELPTRTAAAVAAGNLAARLSKVAGGGGGIIGGRVTLALDPNALARLCRDRTVALVTGTNGKTTTTMMLAKAMSVIAPVATNHSGANMPDGLVAALSTDQTAPVGVLEIDENYLPKISDAVQPAVIVLLNLSRDQMDRVGEVRHTERNLRTAIARLRNTTVVANCDDVLVTSAAIDADNTIWVSAGGNWRGDSTSCPRCGMRVHGGATDWYCDCGFARPTPSWSVADGKMTSPNGESFELRLRLPGSANEADATLALAASTHLGVPLRPALERIRTITGVGGRYTTLHRNDRIVRLLLAKNPAGWAETLPLLAKSPDHPVIIAINGREADGRDKSWLWDVPFEKLQGRTVIATGERSADLAVRLTYADVAHTHVPDPYQAIDSVAPGAVELVANYTAFRDLKSGLSNGS; encoded by the coding sequence ATGGATCCCAGGAACACCGGTCTGGACGTGTCGTCCAGCCACCTGAACGGCGAGCTGCCGACCCGGACGGCGGCCGCGGTGGCGGCGGGCAACCTGGCGGCCCGGCTGTCCAAGGTCGCGGGCGGTGGCGGCGGCATCATCGGCGGCCGCGTGACGCTGGCGCTGGACCCGAACGCGCTGGCCCGGCTGTGCCGGGACCGCACGGTCGCGCTGGTCACCGGCACCAACGGCAAGACCACCACGACCATGATGCTGGCCAAGGCGATGAGCGTGATCGCGCCGGTGGCCACCAACCACAGCGGCGCCAACATGCCCGACGGCCTGGTCGCGGCGCTGTCCACCGACCAGACCGCGCCGGTGGGCGTGCTGGAGATCGACGAGAACTACCTGCCGAAGATCTCCGACGCCGTCCAGCCGGCGGTGATCGTGCTGCTGAACCTGAGCCGGGACCAGATGGACCGGGTCGGCGAGGTCCGGCACACCGAGCGCAACCTGCGCACCGCGATCGCCCGGCTGCGCAACACCACCGTGGTCGCCAACTGCGACGACGTGCTGGTCACCTCGGCCGCCATCGACGCCGACAACACGATCTGGGTGAGCGCGGGCGGCAACTGGCGCGGCGACTCGACCTCGTGCCCGCGCTGCGGCATGCGGGTGCACGGCGGCGCCACCGACTGGTACTGCGACTGCGGCTTCGCCCGTCCCACCCCGAGCTGGTCGGTCGCCGACGGCAAGATGACCAGCCCGAACGGCGAGTCCTTCGAGCTGCGGCTGCGGCTGCCGGGCAGCGCCAACGAGGCCGACGCCACCCTGGCGCTGGCCGCGTCCACCCACCTGGGGGTGCCGCTGCGGCCGGCGCTGGAGCGGATCCGCACCATCACCGGCGTCGGCGGCCGGTACACCACGCTGCACCGCAACGACCGGATCGTGCGGCTGCTGCTGGCCAAGAACCCGGCCGGCTGGGCGGAGACGCTGCCGCTGCTGGCCAAGAGCCCGGACCACCCGGTGATCATCGCGATCAACGGCCGGGAGGCGGACGGCCGGGACAAGTCATGGCTGTGGGACGTGCCGTTCGAGAAGCTGCAGGGCCGCACGGTGATCGCGACCGGCGAGCGGTCGGCGGACCTGGCGGTGCGGCTGACCTACGCGGACGTGGCCCACACCCACGTGCCCGACCCGTACCAGGCGATCGACTCGGTGGCGCCCGGCGCCGTCGAACTGGTCGCCAACTACACCGCGTTCCGGGACCTGAAGTCGGGGTTGAGCAATGGTTCGTGA
- a CDS encoding histone-like nucleoid-structuring protein Lsr2 produces MAQKTIVELVDDLDGGVAAESVAFSLDGVEYNIDLSTENAKRLRDSLSAYVDKARRVGGRKQRAIGRPAGRTGDKAQNQAIREWARSQGEKISDRGRIPAELVTRFQAAH; encoded by the coding sequence ATGGCACAGAAGACGATCGTCGAACTCGTCGACGATCTGGACGGCGGTGTTGCCGCGGAGAGCGTCGCATTCAGCCTGGACGGTGTCGAGTACAACATCGATCTGTCGACGGAGAACGCGAAACGCCTGCGGGATTCGCTGTCGGCCTATGTGGACAAGGCGCGCAGGGTGGGCGGCCGCAAGCAACGCGCGATCGGCCGGCCCGCCGGACGCACCGGCGACAAGGCGCAGAACCAGGCCATCCGGGAATGGGCGCGCAGCCAGGGCGAGAAGATCTCCGACCGCGGCCGGATCCCGGCCGAACTGGTGACACGTTTCCAGGCCGCGCATTGA
- a CDS encoding GntR family transcriptional regulator encodes MAESRPTLPSLGLSPLSPVASRADLVAESIRSAILAGRIRPGDTLVERRLAAELGVSKTPVREALIMLAAGGLVVLTPSRGTSVRLLDGHDLRKIQEVRLLLEPWAVAATTRLGLDDAVERARAALARSAAHLDTVDHGELSMANRDFHRALYAGCGNEFVVASLDGVRDLAALAAVSLLWPHWPTWREEHVEHERILKAVEAGDAESAQRLTRQHIELSGQRAADVVGAV; translated from the coding sequence GTGGCCGAGTCCCGACCGACGCTGCCGTCGCTCGGGCTGAGTCCGCTCAGCCCGGTGGCCAGCCGCGCCGACCTGGTGGCCGAGTCCATCCGGTCGGCGATCCTGGCCGGCCGGATCCGCCCCGGGGACACGCTGGTGGAGCGGCGGCTGGCGGCCGAGCTGGGCGTGTCCAAGACGCCGGTGCGGGAAGCGTTGATCATGCTGGCGGCCGGCGGCCTGGTCGTGTTGACGCCCAGCCGCGGCACCTCCGTGCGGTTGTTGGACGGCCACGACCTGCGCAAGATCCAGGAGGTCCGGCTGCTGCTGGAGCCGTGGGCCGTCGCCGCGACCACCCGGCTCGGTCTCGACGACGCCGTCGAGCGGGCGCGGGCGGCGCTGGCCCGGTCGGCCGCGCATCTGGACACCGTCGATCACGGCGAGCTGAGCATGGCCAACCGCGACTTCCACCGGGCCCTGTATGCCGGCTGTGGCAACGAGTTCGTGGTGGCGAGCCTCGACGGCGTGCGGGACCTGGCCGCGCTGGCGGCCGTGAGCCTGCTGTGGCCGCACTGGCCGACCTGGCGCGAGGAGCACGTGGAGCACGAGCGCATCCTCAAGGCCGTCGAGGCCGGGGACGCCGAGTCGGCGCAGAGGCTGACCCGACAGCACATAGAACTGTCGGGCCAGCGAGCCGCGGACGTCGTCGGAGCGGTCTGA
- a CDS encoding ABC transporter permease yields the protein MPFVRKVVGLVGFLLVWEAASRLSLVDDRVLPPPSDVLVRFGLLFTDQRFVAGAISTVLSWLIALLCATGIGVALGLLLGSVPVLRLISMPVVEFLRPLPAVALIPLAIALLGTDAQTKIVLAAFAATWPILLNTSYALGEVDPRLVETARCFRVSRWRRLVGVTLPSIGPFVVTGVRISASITLIAVVGTEFLAGGSIGLGQYAFLQGTSGGRMDVVLAATVFAGLFGCLVNAGFLAVQRRWVSWGSGEVAA from the coding sequence GTGCCGTTCGTTCGCAAAGTGGTCGGGCTGGTCGGCTTCCTGCTCGTGTGGGAGGCCGCCAGCCGGCTGTCACTGGTCGACGACCGCGTGCTGCCGCCGCCGTCCGATGTGTTGGTGCGCTTCGGTTTGCTGTTCACCGACCAGCGCTTCGTCGCCGGCGCGATCTCCACCGTGCTGTCCTGGCTGATCGCCCTGCTGTGCGCCACCGGCATCGGCGTCGCGCTGGGGCTGCTGCTCGGCTCGGTGCCGGTGCTGCGGCTGATCAGCATGCCGGTGGTGGAGTTCCTGCGGCCGCTGCCGGCGGTCGCGCTGATCCCGCTGGCGATCGCGCTGCTCGGCACCGACGCGCAGACCAAGATCGTGCTCGCCGCGTTCGCCGCGACCTGGCCGATCCTGCTCAACACCAGCTACGCGCTCGGCGAGGTCGACCCGCGGCTGGTGGAGACCGCGCGGTGCTTCCGGGTCAGCCGGTGGCGGCGGCTGGTCGGCGTGACGCTGCCCAGCATCGGGCCGTTCGTGGTGACCGGCGTGCGGATCTCCGCGTCCATCACGCTGATCGCCGTTGTCGGCACGGAGTTTCTCGCCGGCGGCAGCATCGGTCTCGGGCAGTACGCGTTCCTGCAGGGAACCAGCGGCGGCCGAATGGACGTCGTGTTGGCCGCGACGGTGTTCGCCGGGTTGTTCGGGTGTCTGGTGAACGCCGGATTCCTCGCCGTACAACGGCGTTGGGTGTCGTGGGGCAGCGGGGAGGTGGCGGCGTGA
- a CDS encoding GTP-binding protein: MESGQGRGAQVARQATTSAKIVVAGGFGVGKTTFVGSVSEIVPLTTEAVMTEASLGVDDLSATPNKVTTTVAMDFGRVSLDSDLILYLFGTPGQHRFWFMWDDLVRGAIGAVVLVDTRRLADAFASIDFFDDRQLPYVVAVNCFDGMLHHRIDDVREALTIDQSVPIVTCDARNRESTKQTLITLVEHSMRKWMTVRA, translated from the coding sequence GTGGAATCAGGACAGGGCCGGGGCGCGCAGGTCGCCCGGCAGGCGACGACGTCGGCCAAGATCGTGGTCGCGGGCGGGTTCGGTGTCGGCAAGACGACCTTCGTGGGGTCGGTGTCCGAGATCGTGCCGTTGACGACCGAGGCGGTGATGACCGAGGCCAGTCTGGGTGTGGACGACCTGTCGGCGACGCCGAACAAGGTCACCACGACGGTGGCGATGGACTTCGGTCGGGTGTCGCTGGACAGCGACCTGATCCTGTACCTGTTCGGCACGCCCGGCCAGCACCGGTTCTGGTTCATGTGGGACGACCTGGTGCGGGGTGCGATCGGCGCGGTGGTGCTGGTGGACACCCGGCGGTTGGCCGACGCGTTCGCGTCGATCGACTTCTTCGACGACCGGCAGCTGCCGTACGTGGTGGCGGTGAACTGCTTCGACGGGATGCTGCACCACCGGATCGACGACGTGCGGGAGGCGTTGACGATCGACCAGTCGGTGCCGATCGTGACGTGTGACGCCCGCAACCGGGAGTCGACCAAGCAGACGCTGATCACGCTGGTCGAGCACTCGATGCGCAAGTGGATGACCGTTCGCGCGTGA
- a CDS encoding type 1 glutamine amidotransferase, whose amino-acid sequence MVRDSVVRIGLVLPDVLGTYGDSGNATVLRKRLEWRGYRAEIVDLAVGETVPNSLDFYLLGGGEDRAQTLAVAHLTANPGMQEAASRGAVVLAICAGLQILGHDFTGTDGVTHRGLSLLDVRTTPGTAARAVGELLTTPDPALLTATMTGFENHQGHTKVGPNAKPLSKVVYGTGNGDGADGAYAGRVVGTYMHGPVLARNPAFADLLLSWAVGEPLAPLDIPVIEKLRDERKRAVQALANRRKRLLRF is encoded by the coding sequence ATGGTTCGTGACTCTGTCGTGCGCATCGGCCTCGTGCTGCCGGATGTGCTGGGCACCTACGGCGACTCCGGCAACGCCACCGTGCTGCGCAAGCGGCTGGAGTGGCGGGGATACCGGGCGGAGATCGTGGACTTGGCGGTCGGCGAGACGGTGCCGAACTCGCTGGACTTCTACCTGCTCGGCGGCGGCGAGGACCGGGCGCAGACGCTGGCCGTCGCGCACCTGACCGCCAACCCCGGCATGCAGGAGGCGGCCTCCCGCGGCGCGGTCGTGCTGGCCATCTGCGCCGGCCTGCAGATCCTGGGCCACGACTTCACCGGCACCGACGGCGTCACGCACCGGGGCCTGAGCCTGCTGGACGTGCGGACCACGCCCGGCACCGCCGCCCGGGCCGTCGGCGAGCTGCTGACCACGCCGGACCCGGCGCTGCTCACAGCGACGATGACCGGCTTCGAGAACCACCAGGGGCACACCAAGGTCGGGCCGAACGCCAAGCCGCTGTCCAAGGTCGTCTACGGCACCGGCAACGGCGACGGCGCGGACGGGGCGTACGCGGGCCGCGTGGTCGGCACGTACATGCACGGCCCGGTGCTGGCCCGCAACCCCGCGTTCGCGGACCTGCTGCTGAGCTGGGCGGTCGGCGAGCCGCTGGCGCCGCTGGACATCCCGGTGATCGAGAAGCTGCGGGACGAGCGGAAGCGGGCCGTGCAGGCGCTGGCCAACCGGCGCAAGCGGCTGCTCCGGTTCTGA
- a CDS encoding dihydrodipicolinate synthase family protein, translated as MLEDVKRALRSVVMITVTPFDAAGEVNAPGYRSVLRRTLDAGIDVVTPNGNTSEFYSLTAAERDRALELTVEEAADRALVVAGVGYDVRTAAESARKARDAGAQAIMVHQPVHPYLSAAGWVDYHRAVADAVPELGVVCYLRSPHIPAGALAELARVAPNFVGVKYAVPDPVAFGQAVTVVDDAAGAGRLVWICGLAETWAPFFWPVGAEGFTSGLANVTPELSLRLLATLHTGDRDGAMALWRQLKPFEDLRAANGSADNVTVVKEALAQLGLCARTVRPPISELPTAGQAEVADWLKSVN; from the coding sequence ATGCTGGAGGACGTCAAGCGGGCGTTGCGCTCCGTGGTGATGATCACCGTCACCCCGTTCGACGCGGCCGGAGAGGTCAACGCCCCCGGCTACCGGTCGGTGCTGCGGCGCACCCTGGACGCGGGGATCGACGTGGTCACGCCGAACGGCAACACCAGCGAGTTCTACTCGCTCACCGCCGCCGAGCGGGACCGGGCTCTGGAGCTGACCGTCGAGGAGGCCGCCGACCGGGCGCTCGTGGTCGCCGGCGTCGGCTACGACGTGCGGACCGCCGCAGAGTCGGCGCGCAAGGCCCGTGACGCCGGTGCTCAGGCGATCATGGTCCACCAGCCGGTGCACCCCTACCTGTCGGCCGCCGGCTGGGTCGACTACCACCGGGCCGTCGCCGACGCCGTGCCCGAACTCGGCGTCGTCTGCTACCTGCGCAGCCCGCACATCCCGGCCGGGGCCCTGGCCGAGCTGGCCCGCGTCGCCCCCAACTTCGTCGGCGTCAAGTACGCCGTGCCCGACCCGGTCGCCTTCGGCCAGGCCGTCACCGTCGTCGACGACGCCGCCGGCGCCGGCCGGCTGGTGTGGATCTGCGGGCTGGCCGAGACCTGGGCCCCGTTCTTCTGGCCCGTCGGCGCCGAGGGCTTCACCTCCGGCCTGGCCAACGTGACCCCCGAGCTGTCGCTGCGGCTGCTCGCGACCCTGCACACCGGCGACCGCGACGGCGCCATGGCGCTGTGGCGTCAGCTCAAGCCGTTCGAGGACCTCCGCGCCGCCAACGGCAGCGCCGACAACGTCACCGTCGTCAAGGAGGCCCTCGCCCAGCTCGGCCTGTGCGCCCGCACCGTGCGCCCGCCGATCAGCGAACTCCCCACCGCCGGCCAGGCGGAGGTCGCCGACTGGCTGAAGTCGGTGAACTGA
- a CDS encoding sensor histidine kinase, giving the protein MDRADRGGVLTVRGPADEAEFDQRRHSDSDAGRAAGAGVDVNAGDDGSAGGVAAGGKSSGWRLRNWKLGRKLVVILLVPALSTLTLAGLRLSSQLDDARQYGDERQQLAVAGQAAKVVDLLQAERDSVVAYIAAGRVDQPPKFGPVDTAADALRGEQASVSGPVRDAVDNAVEQLDELSSLRNSVVTTRLPDVAALTTYTQVIDALLEIVRVAATNVSHPQLSPLDSSVQALTDAKEQLRLQSTIVVSAGLHKQFPSDLVDQLRAAQSRFAADMEDFTNAADADNRQLVQDTISGPDVDERNRVVQLALVQSGDGTGQVTVRPADVQALTTTTAALFTRVVGQIQQQADTVVRTLVRSARRDAFRDSALVLLSLLIALAITVFVARSMLVPLRVLRRSALEVARTKLPAAIERIMRDREAEGDPVEPVPVHTTEEVGQVARAFDAVQREAVRLAAEQAALRGNVNAMFVNLSRRSQALVERQIGVIDRLEQDEQDPDQLASLFELDHLATQMRRNSENLLVLAGTTLTRRVTKPVPVSDVLGAAVSEVEKYARVQVAPAPDLTIQGRAVNDITHLIAELIDNATAFSPPTSKVTVRSARMRRGEVAIEIHDRGVGMQEADLAAANARLADPGEVDVTASRQMGLYVVAQLAKRHDIKVRLRDNADIDGGVTAHVIVPATLVDVADAVPTPPAAPPTVAAAATQRTPLPEPDLPQDIVGLPKWTPGQLPPILTNPPAEPGVTESVDLFAPRRKTPPAEPEVTPASSVEPWPTPQRRFDYDDPPTERLPIYQEVLSQWFQVPTGDKASTEEQAVPTPRAEDEQTAETPAAPEPAETVEATEVPETNGNGWHSAGDDGWAAANTLLAKEPDAVTEAGLPKRVPKSQLVPGSATPRPQAVSARGAAPAMPRRSPDALRNRMSTYQHGVSLGRHSAPTSAPDEAIDAGYTQPSSFGPAPEQGKEQS; this is encoded by the coding sequence ATGGACCGAGCTGACCGTGGGGGAGTGCTGACCGTGCGTGGTCCGGCCGATGAGGCTGAGTTCGACCAGCGCCGGCACAGCGACTCCGACGCGGGCCGCGCCGCCGGTGCTGGTGTCGACGTGAACGCCGGTGACGACGGGTCGGCGGGTGGTGTCGCCGCGGGCGGCAAGTCCTCGGGCTGGCGGCTGCGCAACTGGAAACTGGGCCGCAAGCTGGTGGTCATCCTGCTGGTGCCGGCGCTGAGCACGCTGACTCTGGCCGGGCTGCGGCTGTCCAGCCAGCTCGACGACGCCCGCCAGTACGGCGACGAGCGCCAGCAGCTGGCGGTGGCCGGGCAGGCGGCCAAGGTGGTCGACCTGCTGCAGGCCGAGCGTGACTCGGTTGTGGCGTACATCGCCGCCGGCCGCGTCGACCAGCCGCCGAAGTTCGGGCCGGTGGACACCGCCGCCGACGCGCTGCGCGGCGAGCAGGCCAGCGTCTCCGGGCCGGTGCGCGACGCCGTGGACAACGCCGTCGAGCAGCTGGACGAGCTGTCCTCGCTTCGCAACAGCGTGGTCACCACCCGGCTGCCCGACGTCGCCGCGCTGACCACGTACACCCAGGTCATCGACGCCCTGCTGGAGATCGTCCGGGTCGCCGCCACCAACGTGAGTCATCCTCAACTGTCGCCTTTGGACAGCTCGGTGCAGGCGCTGACCGACGCCAAGGAGCAGCTGCGGCTGCAGAGCACGATCGTGGTGTCGGCGGGCCTGCACAAGCAGTTCCCGTCCGATCTGGTCGACCAGCTGCGCGCCGCCCAGTCCCGGTTCGCGGCCGACATGGAGGACTTCACCAACGCCGCGGACGCCGACAACCGGCAGCTGGTGCAGGACACCATCAGCGGCCCGGACGTCGACGAGCGCAACCGCGTCGTGCAGCTGGCCCTCGTGCAGTCCGGCGACGGCACCGGCCAGGTCACCGTGCGACCCGCCGACGTGCAGGCGCTGACCACGACCACCGCCGCGCTGTTCACCCGCGTCGTCGGGCAGATCCAGCAGCAGGCCGACACCGTGGTGCGCACCCTGGTCCGGTCCGCCCGCCGAGACGCGTTCCGGGACAGCGCGCTGGTCCTGCTGTCGCTGCTGATCGCGTTGGCGATCACGGTGTTCGTCGCCCGCTCGATGCTGGTCCCGCTGCGGGTGCTGCGGCGCAGCGCGCTGGAGGTGGCGCGGACCAAGCTGCCGGCGGCGATCGAGCGGATCATGCGGGACCGGGAGGCCGAGGGCGACCCGGTCGAGCCGGTGCCGGTGCACACCACCGAGGAGGTCGGCCAGGTCGCCCGCGCGTTCGACGCCGTGCAGCGGGAGGCCGTCCGGCTGGCCGCCGAGCAGGCGGCGCTGCGCGGCAACGTGAACGCGATGTTCGTCAACCTGTCGCGGCGCAGCCAGGCGCTGGTGGAGCGGCAGATCGGCGTGATCGACCGGCTGGAGCAGGACGAGCAGGACCCCGACCAGCTGGCCAGCCTGTTCGAGCTGGACCACCTGGCCACGCAGATGCGGCGCAACAGCGAGAACCTGCTGGTGCTGGCCGGCACCACGCTGACCCGCCGGGTGACCAAGCCGGTGCCGGTGTCCGACGTGCTCGGCGCGGCCGTGTCCGAGGTGGAGAAGTACGCCCGGGTGCAGGTCGCCCCCGCGCCGGACCTGACCATCCAGGGCCGGGCCGTCAACGACATCACGCACCTGATCGCCGAGCTGATCGACAACGCCACCGCGTTCTCCCCGCCGACGAGCAAGGTCACCGTGCGGTCGGCGAGGATGCGCCGCGGCGAGGTGGCCATCGAGATCCACGACCGCGGCGTCGGCATGCAGGAGGCGGACCTGGCCGCCGCCAACGCGCGGCTGGCCGACCCGGGCGAGGTGGACGTCACCGCGTCCCGGCAGATGGGCCTGTACGTGGTCGCGCAGCTGGCCAAGCGGCACGACATCAAGGTCCGGCTGCGGGACAACGCCGACATCGACGGCGGCGTCACCGCGCACGTGATCGTGCCGGCGACGCTGGTGGACGTGGCCGACGCCGTGCCGACGCCGCCCGCCGCGCCGCCGACCGTGGCGGCCGCCGCCACCCAGCGCACTCCCCTGCCCGAGCCGGACCTGCCGCAGGACATCGTCGGCCTACCCAAGTGGACCCCGGGCCAGCTGCCGCCGATCCTCACCAACCCGCCGGCCGAGCCGGGCGTGACGGAGTCCGTCGACCTGTTCGCGCCGCGCCGCAAGACTCCGCCGGCCGAGCCGGAGGTGACGCCGGCGAGCAGCGTGGAGCCGTGGCCGACGCCGCAGCGCCGCTTCGACTACGACGACCCGCCGACCGAGCGGCTGCCGATCTACCAGGAAGTGCTGTCCCAGTGGTTCCAGGTGCCCACGGGCGACAAGGCCTCCACGGAAGAGCAGGCCGTGCCGACGCCCCGGGCCGAGGACGAGCAGACGGCCGAAACCCCGGCGGCCCCCGAGCCCGCGGAGACCGTCGAGGCCACGGAAGTACCGGAGACCAACGGCAACGGCTGGCACTCCGCGGGCGACGACGGCTGGGCGGCGGCCAACACGCTGCTGGCCAAGGAGCCGGACGCCGTCACCGAGGCCGGCCTGCCCAAGCGGGTGCCGAAGTCGCAGCTCGTGCCGGGTTCGGCCACGCCGCGGCCGCAGGCCGTGTCGGCCCGGGGCGCCGCGCCGGCGATGCCGCGCCGCTCCCCCGACGCGCTGCGCAACCGGATGTCCACCTACCAGCACGGGGTCAGCCTCGGCCGGCACTCGGCCCCGACGTCCGCCCCCGACGAGGCCATCGACGCCGGCTACACCCAGCCGTCGTCCTTCGGGCCGGCACCCGAGCAAGGCAAGGAGCAGTCGTGA
- a CDS encoding ABC transporter substrate-binding protein produces the protein MATRATRWATVIAVTAMTASGCSLLNGGGADTSAPAAGHAKINVGIIATVDDAPVKLAQAKGYFTQEGLDANVKVYPSVTQTMPALQSGEIDVTLMNYVSFFQAEAAKTIDAKVVSDAYQGTPDSLVLLAKPDSGIRTPKDLAGKKVSVHSKGNIVELLLKAVLQDNGVDPNSVTYLEVKFPQIPAALANGQIDAGGDLEPYITQGEQQFGVQPTFKIVTGATDNIPLSGYVASNKFIGAHPDVVAAFQRAMVKAQKAAADRSAIGSVLPDLTGVDKQTTSLLKLGVFPTSVDATRLQRVVTLMKTYGYLQQSMDASGLVVPTPNS, from the coding sequence ATGGCTACCCGCGCCACTCGATGGGCCACCGTGATCGCCGTCACCGCCATGACCGCGAGCGGATGCAGCCTGCTCAACGGTGGCGGCGCCGACACATCGGCGCCCGCCGCAGGCCACGCGAAGATCAATGTCGGCATCATCGCCACGGTCGACGACGCGCCGGTGAAGCTGGCCCAGGCCAAGGGTTACTTCACCCAGGAGGGCCTCGACGCCAACGTCAAGGTCTATCCCTCCGTGACCCAGACAATGCCGGCACTGCAATCCGGCGAGATCGACGTCACGCTGATGAACTATGTCTCCTTCTTTCAGGCCGAGGCGGCCAAGACGATCGACGCCAAGGTCGTCTCCGACGCCTACCAGGGCACCCCCGACTCCCTGGTGCTGCTGGCCAAGCCCGACTCCGGCATCCGCACCCCGAAGGACCTCGCCGGCAAGAAGGTCTCCGTGCACTCCAAGGGCAACATCGTGGAGCTGCTGCTCAAGGCCGTGCTGCAGGACAACGGCGTCGACCCCAACTCGGTCACCTACCTAGAGGTGAAGTTCCCTCAGATTCCCGCCGCGCTGGCCAACGGGCAGATCGACGCCGGCGGCGACCTCGAGCCGTACATCACCCAGGGCGAGCAGCAGTTCGGCGTGCAGCCCACGTTCAAGATCGTGACCGGCGCCACGGACAACATCCCGCTGTCCGGCTACGTGGCGTCGAACAAGTTCATCGGCGCGCACCCCGACGTGGTGGCGGCCTTCCAGCGGGCGATGGTCAAGGCGCAGAAGGCCGCGGCCGACCGCAGCGCCATCGGTTCCGTGCTGCCCGACCTGACCGGCGTCGACAAGCAGACCACGTCGCTGCTCAAGCTCGGCGTGTTCCCGACCTCGGTGGACGCCACCCGGCTGCAGCGGGTGGTCACGTTGATGAAGACCTACGGCTACCTGCAGCAGTCGATGGACGCGAGCGGCCTCGTCGTGCCCACGCCGAACAGCTGA
- a CDS encoding ABC transporter permease: protein MNGWIRAGVLLCALLLWQLVSVEVGNPYFPPPLRIAEAAVRLWPSEHFTLDVLPSLLRVLGGWAAASVLGIVIGVLLGRSRAAADYFEFVFTFLRTLPPPLLVPVFMLIFGISTEMEVATIVFGAVWPVLLNSVDGARSVDPVMADTARVFRLSRLRWLFGVVLPAAGPKIFAGLRVSLSIALILMVISEVVGATSGIGYQLGTAQGASDLPGMWSWIALISLLGYLLNRGLLAVEHRALAWSRS, encoded by the coding sequence GTGAACGGCTGGATCCGCGCCGGCGTTCTCCTCTGCGCGCTGCTCCTGTGGCAATTGGTGTCGGTGGAAGTCGGCAATCCGTACTTCCCACCACCGCTGCGAATCGCCGAGGCCGCCGTTCGGTTGTGGCCGTCCGAGCATTTCACCCTCGACGTGCTGCCGAGTCTGCTTCGGGTGCTCGGCGGTTGGGCCGCGGCTTCCGTGCTGGGCATTGTGATCGGCGTGCTGCTCGGCCGTTCCCGGGCCGCCGCCGACTACTTCGAGTTCGTGTTCACCTTCCTGCGCACGCTGCCGCCGCCGCTGCTCGTGCCCGTGTTCATGCTGATCTTCGGCATCAGCACGGAGATGGAGGTGGCCACCATCGTGTTCGGCGCCGTGTGGCCCGTGCTGCTCAACTCCGTCGACGGCGCCCGGTCCGTCGATCCCGTGATGGCCGACACCGCCCGGGTGTTCCGTCTGTCCCGCCTCCGGTGGCTGTTCGGTGTCGTGCTGCCGGCCGCCGGGCCGAAGATCTTCGCCGGGCTGCGGGTGAGCCTGTCGATCGCGCTGATCCTGATGGTGATCTCGGAGGTCGTCGGCGCCACCAGCGGCATCGGCTACCAGCTCGGCACCGCCCAGGGCGCGTCCGACCTGCCCGGGATGTGGTCGTGGATCGCGCTGATCAGCCTGCTCGGATACCTACTCAACAGGGGGTTGCTCGCCGTGGAGCACAGGGCGCTGGCCTGGAGCCGGTCGTGA